One genomic segment of Erythrolamprus reginae isolate rEryReg1 chromosome 2, rEryReg1.hap1, whole genome shotgun sequence includes these proteins:
- the LOC139160092 gene encoding N-alpha-acetyltransferase 38, NatC auxiliary subunit-like, translating into MAAPSAQEPMLRQLPRESGENGCGNSGPEDPVEETADSPYLRARRKLENLLNKSLRIRMTDGRALVGCFLCTDRDCNVILGSAQEYLKPTDSFSAGEPRVLGLAMVPGHHIISIEVELESLNSLQYV; encoded by the coding sequence ATGGCGGCCCCTTCCGCCCAGGAACCGATGCTGAGGCAGCTTCCTCGGGAGTCGGGCGAAAACGGCTGCGGAAACAGCGGCCCCGAGGACCCCGTGGAAGAAACAGCTGACTCGCCTTACCTGCGTGCCCGCCGTAAGCTAGAGAACCTTCTGAACAAGAGCCTGCGGATTCGTATGACGGATGGACGGGCCCTGGTGGGCTGTTTCTTGTGCACTGACCGGGACTGCAACGTCATCCTGGGTTCTGCCCAAGAATACTTGAAGCCCACTGACTCCTTCTCGGCAGGGGAGCCCCGAGTCCTGGGCCTAGCCATGGTTCCCGGCCATCACATCATCTCCATCGAAGTCGAGCTAGAAAGCCTGAATTCCTTGCAGTACGTTTGA